The proteins below are encoded in one region of Bacillus vallismortis:
- the catD gene encoding DoxX family oxidoreductase CatD produces the protein MNKSFEIGTLLLRVMTGIIFFVHGLSKFQGMEGTIQFFGSLGLPSFMAYVIATIELVGGVLVFFGLATRIVGVLFALTMIGAIITVKLKAPFMGNAEFDYLLLLTSIHLALSGSRFLALDPFVFKGKKSENVSA, from the coding sequence ATGAATAAATCATTTGAAATCGGCACATTACTTTTAAGAGTTATGACAGGTATTATCTTTTTTGTTCACGGTTTATCAAAGTTTCAGGGAATGGAAGGCACCATCCAATTTTTCGGAAGCCTAGGCCTGCCAAGCTTTATGGCGTATGTCATCGCAACGATTGAACTCGTTGGCGGCGTGCTTGTCTTCTTCGGATTGGCTACACGTATTGTCGGCGTCCTGTTTGCCCTCACAATGATCGGAGCCATTATTACAGTCAAGCTGAAAGCGCCTTTCATGGGGAATGCAGAATTTGATTACCTACTGCTTTTGACATCCATCCACCTTGCGCTTTCAGGAAGCCGTTTCTTGGCGCTGGACCCATTTGTGTTTAAAGGAAAAAAGAGCGAAAACGTATCAGCATAA
- a CDS encoding WXG100 family type VII secretion target, whose amino-acid sequence MDSYKVIELANKYSAAAEEVRSSKMLLESRLSAMGDDWQGKARDSFDQDFEETKAAYDQFEQELLETSQELKAAAAKIEERKAEIARMEELERKAREERHKLRG is encoded by the coding sequence TTGGACTCATATAAAGTCATTGAGCTGGCAAACAAGTACAGTGCGGCCGCGGAAGAGGTCAGAAGCTCCAAAATGCTGCTTGAATCCCGGTTATCTGCAATGGGGGATGATTGGCAAGGGAAAGCAAGAGATTCGTTTGACCAGGATTTCGAGGAAACGAAAGCCGCCTACGATCAATTCGAACAGGAGCTGCTTGAAACGAGCCAGGAGCTGAAGGCCGCCGCCGCCAAAATCGAAGAACGAAAAGCTGAAATTGCCAGAATGGAAGAACTGGAGCGTAAAGCCAGAGAGGAAAGACATAAACTCAGGGGGTGA
- the malP gene encoding PTS maltose transporter subunit IIBC has protein sequence MMQKIQRFGSAMFVPVLLFAFAGIIVGVSTLFKNKTLMGPLANPDGLWYQCWYIIEQGGWTVFNQMPLLFAIGIPVALAKKAQARACLEALTVYLTFNYFVSSILTVWGGAFGVDMNQEAGGTSGLTMIAGIKTLDTNIIGAIFISSIVVFLHNRYFDKKLPDFLGIFQGSTYIVMISFFIMIPIALAVSYIWPMVQSGIASMQSFLVASGAVGVWIYTFLERILIPTGLHHFIYTPFIYGPAVAEGGIVTYWAQHLGEYSQSAKPLKELFPQGGFALHGNSKIFGIPGIALAFYATASKEKKKLVAGLLIPVTLTAIVAGITEPIEFTFLFISPFLFAVHAVLAASMSTVMYLAGVVGNMGGGLIEAATLNWIPLFGSHGMTYVYQIVIGLSFTAIYFFVFRFLILKFNIATPGREKDDQQETKLYSKKEYRDRKNKRDETAAAAETAADTAVLYIEALGGKDNITEVTNCATRLRVSVKDETKVEPDSVFRALGAHGVVRNGKAFQVIVGLSVPQMRERVEKILNQ, from the coding sequence ATGATGCAAAAAATTCAGCGCTTTGGAAGCGCGATGTTTGTGCCTGTTCTATTGTTCGCGTTCGCCGGCATTATCGTCGGTGTCAGCACGCTCTTTAAAAATAAAACCCTCATGGGCCCGCTCGCGAATCCTGACGGGTTATGGTACCAGTGCTGGTATATCATTGAGCAGGGCGGCTGGACAGTATTTAATCAAATGCCGCTTTTATTCGCTATTGGCATCCCGGTTGCTTTGGCGAAGAAAGCTCAGGCACGCGCTTGTTTGGAAGCGCTTACGGTTTACTTGACATTCAATTACTTTGTCAGCTCGATCTTGACGGTATGGGGAGGCGCATTTGGCGTCGATATGAACCAAGAGGCCGGCGGAACGAGCGGGTTAACGATGATCGCGGGCATTAAAACGCTTGATACCAACATTATCGGAGCCATCTTTATTTCCTCGATTGTCGTCTTTTTGCATAACCGCTATTTTGATAAAAAACTGCCCGATTTTCTCGGCATCTTTCAAGGCTCAACGTATATCGTGATGATTTCCTTCTTCATTATGATCCCGATCGCCTTGGCCGTATCTTATATTTGGCCGATGGTTCAATCGGGAATTGCCTCGATGCAAAGCTTCCTGGTCGCTTCCGGAGCAGTGGGCGTTTGGATTTACACGTTTTTGGAACGGATTTTGATCCCGACGGGTCTTCATCATTTTATTTACACCCCGTTTATTTATGGGCCTGCTGTAGCGGAAGGCGGCATCGTCACGTATTGGGCGCAGCATCTCGGCGAATATTCGCAAAGCGCCAAACCGCTGAAGGAGCTCTTCCCGCAAGGCGGCTTCGCGCTCCACGGCAACTCGAAAATCTTCGGCATTCCGGGGATCGCTCTGGCGTTTTATGCCACAGCCAGCAAGGAAAAGAAAAAACTCGTCGCAGGACTGCTGATTCCTGTCACGCTGACGGCGATTGTCGCCGGTATTACAGAGCCGATTGAGTTCACTTTTCTTTTCATCTCTCCTTTCTTATTTGCGGTTCACGCCGTGCTTGCCGCATCAATGTCAACGGTTATGTATTTGGCGGGTGTCGTCGGAAACATGGGAGGCGGGCTGATTGAAGCGGCCACCTTGAACTGGATACCGCTCTTTGGCAGCCACGGTATGACGTATGTGTATCAAATTGTGATCGGTCTCTCTTTTACAGCTATTTATTTTTTCGTCTTCCGGTTTTTAATCCTCAAATTCAATATCGCCACACCAGGAAGGGAAAAGGATGACCAGCAGGAAACAAAGCTGTATTCGAAAAAAGAATACAGAGACAGAAAAAACAAAAGGGACGAAACAGCCGCCGCTGCTGAAACGGCAGCTGACACCGCCGTTTTGTATATTGAAGCATTGGGCGGAAAAGACAACATCACAGAAGTCACAAACTGCGCCACCCGCCTCAGAGTCAGCGTCAAGGATGAAACAAAGGTTGAACCCGACAGCGTCTTCCGCGCGCTGGGCGCTCACGGTGTCGTCAGGAACGGGAAAGCCTTTCAAGTGATTGTCGGATTGAGCGTTCCGCAAATGCGGGAGCGTGTGGAAAAAATATTGAATCAATAA
- a CDS encoding ABC transporter ATP-binding protein translates to MQKALSFLKPHSLLVGIALALMLTELAVELMQPLLIAKIIDDGILKQDLRHVWTWGTVMIGLTALSFAAGMLNSFYAAHVSQSFSYDTRKGLFQKIQSFSYSTFGQFSSSSYITRLTNDVTQVQNMIFMGLRFMLRAPLMIAGGIVLSLAVNVKLGFFLLVTIPILILFLLWVLKKGGALFRSVQKRLDQVNTVMQENLTAMKLIKALLRGSHEVKRFIKANTRLMEKTVSAFQLVEFTMPVLMLLMNLCILLILWAGASSITSGGTQVGDVVAIINYATRMTGALSMFPFLIMIFTRAKASGDRIGEVLETEGDEREEGVISERLSGRIVFQHVSFRYPDMDREALRDVSFSVNPRERIAILGATGSGKSTLFQLIPRLYQPDSGRIYIDEKPIRDVPAEGLRKQIGYVPQEVLLFSGTIKENIAWGKENASLDEIMEAAKHAQIHETIMKLPNGYDTVLGQRGVNLSGGQKQRISIARALIRKPAILLLDDSTSALDLQTEAKLLEAVSTYECTTLIITQKMTTAMKADQILLLEDGELIEKGTHSELLSESHLYKRIYESQFGREGSESC, encoded by the coding sequence ATGCAAAAGGCTTTATCGTTTTTAAAACCACACTCATTGCTGGTGGGAATTGCTCTGGCTCTCATGCTGACGGAGCTTGCGGTTGAACTGATGCAGCCTTTATTGATCGCAAAAATCATCGACGATGGGATTTTGAAGCAAGATCTCCGTCATGTGTGGACATGGGGCACGGTCATGATTGGACTGACCGCGTTATCATTTGCGGCGGGGATGCTGAATTCCTTTTATGCCGCCCATGTCAGCCAAAGCTTTTCCTACGATACGAGAAAAGGACTTTTTCAAAAAATCCAGTCCTTCTCCTATTCTACATTTGGACAGTTTTCGTCCTCTTCGTATATCACAAGACTGACAAACGACGTCACACAGGTTCAAAATATGATTTTTATGGGTTTGCGGTTTATGCTGCGGGCTCCGTTAATGATTGCAGGCGGCATTGTGCTGTCACTCGCCGTTAATGTGAAGCTCGGCTTTTTTCTGCTTGTGACGATCCCGATCCTGATCTTGTTTTTGCTTTGGGTATTAAAGAAGGGCGGGGCGCTGTTCCGCTCCGTGCAGAAACGGCTGGATCAGGTGAACACCGTCATGCAGGAAAACCTAACCGCGATGAAGCTGATCAAAGCGCTGCTTCGCGGCAGCCACGAGGTCAAACGATTTATCAAAGCCAACACGAGGCTGATGGAAAAAACGGTTTCAGCCTTTCAGCTTGTGGAATTCACGATGCCTGTGCTGATGCTGCTGATGAACCTCTGCATCCTGTTGATTTTGTGGGCAGGGGCCTCCAGTATCACAAGCGGCGGCACTCAGGTCGGCGATGTTGTTGCGATTATTAACTACGCAACACGAATGACGGGCGCGCTTTCGATGTTTCCGTTTTTGATTATGATTTTCACCCGGGCGAAGGCTTCAGGGGATAGGATCGGCGAAGTGCTTGAAACGGAAGGTGATGAGCGGGAGGAAGGCGTCATATCTGAACGTTTGTCGGGACGGATTGTGTTTCAGCATGTATCCTTTCGTTATCCTGACATGGACAGAGAAGCACTGCGAGATGTCTCATTTTCCGTAAATCCAAGGGAAAGAATCGCGATTCTCGGAGCGACGGGATCGGGCAAGTCCACGCTCTTCCAGCTCATTCCCCGGCTTTATCAGCCGGATTCAGGCCGGATTTACATAGATGAAAAGCCGATTCGTGATGTTCCGGCCGAGGGGCTTCGCAAGCAAATTGGCTATGTACCGCAGGAAGTGCTCCTGTTTTCCGGCACAATCAAAGAAAACATCGCTTGGGGCAAAGAAAATGCTTCACTTGATGAAATAATGGAAGCGGCCAAACATGCGCAAATTCATGAAACGATTATGAAGCTCCCAAATGGATATGACACGGTATTGGGACAAAGAGGCGTCAACTTGTCCGGCGGCCAGAAGCAGCGGATTTCCATTGCGCGGGCATTGATCCGAAAGCCGGCCATTCTCCTCTTAGATGACAGCACAAGCGCACTCGACCTGCAAACGGAGGCGAAGCTGCTTGAGGCGGTCAGCACATATGAGTGCACAACTTTGATTATTACGCAAAAAATGACCACGGCGATGAAAGCTGATCAGATTTTGCTGCTTGAGGATGGCGAGCTAATTGAAAAAGGCACACACAGTGAGCTGCTTTCTGAATCGCACTTATACAAGCGCATTTACGAATCGCAATTCGGAAGGGAGGGAAGCGAGTCATGCTAA
- the glvA gene encoding maltose-6'-phosphate glucosidase, with product MKKKSFSIVIAGGGSTFTPGIVLMLLDHLEEFPIRKLKLYDNDKERQDRIAGACDVFIREKAPDIEFTATTDPEEAFTDVDFVMAHIRVGKYAMRALDEQIPLKYGVVGQETCGPGGIAYGMRSIGGVLEILDYMETYSPDAWMLNYSNPAAIVAEATRRLRPNSKILNICDMPVGIEDRMAHILGLSSRKEMKVRYYGLNHFGWWTSIQDQEGNDLMPKLKEHVSQYGYIPKTEAEAVEASWNDTFAKARDVQAADPDTLPNTYLQYYLFPDDMVKKSNPNHTRANEVMEGREAFIFSQCDMITREQSSQNSEIKIDDHASYIVDLARAIAYNTGERMLLIVENNGAIANFDPTAMVEVPCIVGSNGPEPVTVGTIPQFQKGLMEQQVSVEKLTVEAWAEKSFQKLWQALILSKTVPNARVARLILEDLIEANQDYWPELDQSPTRIS from the coding sequence ATGAAGAAAAAATCATTCTCAATTGTCATAGCGGGCGGAGGGAGCACATTTACTCCCGGGATTGTTCTGATGCTCTTGGACCATTTGGAGGAGTTTCCGATCAGAAAGCTGAAGCTGTATGATAATGATAAGGAGAGACAGGATCGCATTGCGGGCGCCTGTGATGTATTTATTAGAGAAAAAGCGCCGGATATAGAATTTACAGCGACGACTGACCCGGAAGAAGCCTTTACAGATGTCGATTTTGTCATGGCGCACATCAGGGTAGGGAAATACGCGATGCGCGCGCTCGATGAGCAAATTCCGTTAAAGTACGGAGTTGTCGGCCAGGAGACGTGCGGGCCGGGCGGTATCGCGTACGGTATGCGTTCGATCGGCGGTGTGCTTGAAATATTAGATTACATGGAAACATATTCGCCTGATGCGTGGATGCTCAATTACTCCAACCCGGCGGCGATCGTAGCCGAAGCAACGAGACGTCTTAGACCGAATTCGAAAATCCTGAACATCTGCGATATGCCGGTTGGCATTGAAGACCGGATGGCGCATATTCTCGGACTGTCCTCAAGAAAAGAAATGAAGGTCCGTTATTACGGATTAAATCATTTCGGCTGGTGGACATCGATTCAAGATCAAGAGGGCAACGATTTAATGCCGAAGCTGAAGGAGCATGTATCTCAATACGGGTACATTCCGAAAACGGAGGCTGAAGCTGTGGAGGCGAGCTGGAATGACACGTTCGCCAAAGCGCGTGATGTGCAGGCAGCAGACCCGGACACTCTGCCGAATACGTATTTGCAATATTACTTGTTCCCGGATGATATGGTGAAAAAATCAAATCCAAATCACACGCGGGCAAACGAAGTGATGGAAGGGCGCGAAGCCTTTATTTTCAGCCAATGTGACATGATCACACGCGAGCAGTCATCTCAAAACAGCGAAATCAAAATTGATGATCACGCATCATATATCGTTGATCTGGCTCGGGCAATTGCCTACAACACGGGTGAAAGAATGCTGTTGATCGTTGAAAACAACGGCGCGATTGCGAACTTTGACCCGACTGCGATGGTCGAGGTGCCTTGTATCGTCGGCTCTAATGGGCCTGAACCGGTCACCGTCGGCACCATTCCGCAATTCCAAAAAGGGCTGATGGAACAGCAGGTATCTGTAGAGAAATTGACGGTTGAAGCGTGGGCGGAGAAATCGTTCCAAAAGCTGTGGCAGGCGCTGATCCTGTCAAAAACAGTGCCGAACGCGCGTGTGGCAAGGCTCATTCTTGAGGATTTAATAGAGGCCAATCAAGACTATTGGCCAGAGCTTGATCAAAGCCCAACCCGCATTTCATAA
- a CDS encoding VOC family protein: MASIHENTHIGDVKLTIRSLERSLAFYRDVIGFQVLQKTDRQAQLTADGKRALLILEENPSAVVLPERSVAGLYHFAILLPNRKELGMALARLIEHGIAIGHGDHAVSEALYLSDPDGNGIEIYADRPRSTWQRDREGNYVMTTTSVDIEGLLEEAEDERKTMLPNGTNIGHIHLHVSDLNEAKTFYTDVLGFDIVGNYTGMSALFVSAGGYHHHIGLNIWAGKNAPPKPTNASGLDEYKVVLPHQEELDRVTDRVKHAGYSIEEKESSFRVKDPVSGAHILFVI; encoded by the coding sequence ATGGCCAGCATTCATGAAAACACACATATTGGAGATGTCAAACTCACAATCCGCAGTCTGGAGCGGTCTCTTGCGTTTTACCGTGACGTCATCGGTTTTCAAGTCTTACAAAAGACGGACCGCCAAGCTCAATTAACGGCTGATGGAAAACGCGCCCTGCTTATTCTTGAAGAAAATCCGAGCGCTGTTGTCTTGCCTGAACGGTCTGTAGCGGGGCTTTATCACTTTGCGATTCTTCTTCCGAACCGGAAGGAGCTTGGTATGGCGCTTGCCCGCCTGATTGAACACGGCATTGCCATCGGCCACGGGGATCATGCGGTCAGCGAAGCACTCTATCTGTCTGATCCTGATGGAAATGGCATTGAAATATACGCTGACCGCCCCCGCAGCACGTGGCAGCGTGATCGTGAAGGAAACTACGTCATGACGACAACCTCTGTTGACATCGAGGGTCTTTTGGAAGAGGCCGAAGATGAGCGGAAAACAATGCTTCCAAATGGTACCAACATCGGACACATTCATCTGCATGTCAGTGATTTGAACGAAGCCAAAACGTTTTATACAGATGTACTGGGCTTTGACATTGTCGGAAACTATACGGGCATGTCCGCGCTCTTCGTTTCAGCCGGAGGATATCATCATCATATCGGTTTAAACATTTGGGCGGGAAAAAACGCACCGCCTAAACCGACAAATGCCAGCGGACTAGATGAGTACAAGGTTGTTCTGCCTCATCAAGAGGAACTGGATCGAGTGACAGACCGAGTCAAACATGCCGGATATTCGATCGAAGAAAAGGAAAGCAGCTTCCGGGTGAAAGATCCTGTTTCCGGAGCCCATATTCTATTTGTGATTTGA
- the glvR gene encoding MurR/RpiR family transcriptional regulator GlvR, translated as MKLEELINQHYSKLNDNDFHILKYILNHKHTCYHLGIDALAKACSVSRSSILRLAQKLGFSGYSEFRVFLKWEDQPEEGESMSFQKLLDDMEANLKFLRTKDMTDMCQLIDEADRIFVYGSGNAQKICARDLQRMFIPRHRYLILIEDRNEFHLMRDDFKVNDLFIIISLSGETPELIPQARTLSAKGIPFISITNLKNNVLAQLTPHNLYATSKPVTLSDKTEIVAFAPFFLVGEALFRAYVDYKEAEKNDIE; from the coding sequence ATGAAGCTCGAAGAACTGATTAATCAGCACTACAGTAAATTAAATGACAACGATTTTCATATTTTGAAATATATATTGAATCATAAGCACACGTGCTATCACCTTGGAATCGACGCGCTGGCCAAAGCTTGCAGCGTATCGCGTTCCTCGATTTTGCGGCTTGCCCAAAAGCTCGGTTTCAGCGGCTACAGTGAATTTCGCGTCTTTTTAAAGTGGGAAGATCAGCCGGAAGAAGGCGAGAGTATGAGTTTTCAAAAGCTGCTTGACGATATGGAGGCGAATTTGAAGTTCTTAAGGACAAAGGACATGACGGACATGTGCCAGCTGATTGATGAAGCTGACCGCATTTTCGTGTACGGATCGGGAAATGCGCAAAAGATATGCGCCCGCGATCTGCAAAGAATGTTTATTCCGCGCCATCGGTATCTCATTTTGATTGAAGACAGAAATGAATTTCATCTGATGCGCGATGATTTTAAAGTAAACGATCTGTTTATCATCATTTCTCTTTCCGGAGAAACGCCGGAGCTGATTCCTCAGGCAAGAACGCTTTCTGCAAAGGGGATTCCCTTTATTTCCATTACAAATTTAAAAAACAATGTCCTCGCCCAGCTGACGCCGCATAACCTTTATGCGACAAGCAAACCTGTGACATTAAGCGATAAAACGGAAATTGTCGCTTTTGCACCGTTTTTTCTCGTTGGCGAAGCATTGTTCCGCGCATATGTTGATTACAAAGAGGCAGAAAAAAATGACATTGAGTAG